Proteins from one Deinococcus fonticola genomic window:
- the mobA gene encoding molybdenum cofactor guanylyltransferase has protein sequence MWTEVTAVITAGGQSRRFGADKARAVLAGSTLLERVAGSLSRAGRRILIAPPGKYLLPGWEAVADGRPGQGPLAGLETALKHAGTGWVAFAGVDLPLLTPAYWETLLQARTPDSQSVQAVHPARGPQPLAALYHVSLLPDLTRMLDAGERRLRQAAPPSRTALVSGLSERSFVNVNTPDDLNSLQS, from the coding sequence GTGTGGACGGAGGTCACGGCCGTCATTACCGCGGGCGGACAGTCGCGGCGATTCGGGGCCGATAAGGCGCGGGCCGTGCTGGCGGGGTCGACGCTGCTGGAGCGGGTCGCCGGCAGCCTGAGCCGTGCCGGGCGCCGGATTCTGATCGCGCCGCCGGGGAAATACTTGCTGCCCGGCTGGGAGGCCGTGGCCGACGGGCGTCCGGGCCAGGGGCCACTGGCGGGGCTGGAAACCGCCCTGAAGCACGCCGGAACCGGGTGGGTGGCGTTTGCGGGGGTAGATCTGCCGCTGCTGACGCCCGCCTACTGGGAAACGTTGCTGCAAGCGCGCACGCCTGACTCTCAGAGCGTTCAGGCCGTTCACCCGGCGCGCGGCCCGCAGCCGCTGGCGGCGCTGTACCACGTCTCGCTGCTGCCGGATCTCACGAGAATGCTCGACGCCGGGGAGCGCCGGTTACGGCAGGCCGCCCCACCCAGCCGCACCGCCCTGGTGTCCGGCCTCTCTGAACGCTCTTTCGTGAATGTGAACACCCCCGACGACCTGAACAGCCTTCAATCCTGA
- a CDS encoding dipeptidase — MTTGDLSSKLNRDQAQAELFDLLRIPSVSADPAYRADVRRAGEWVRAKLEGMGFTARLDETPLHPVVYAERLVDPSKPTVMIYGHYDVQPEAPAEEWKTPPFEPTVRDGRIYARGSTDDKGQAYANIKGVELLLQEGELPVNVKFFIEGEEEIGSPSMVPYLQAHKDELKADVIVISDGSRFAKDVPTITYGVRGLSYVEIHVQGANRDLHSGSYGGAAPNPINALCEIIAKLKDDQGRITIPGFYDDVIPLTDDERKMWASLPHSDQDFMNSIGVKALPGEEGYSTLERIWGRPTLDVNGIWGGYQGEGSKTVIAAKAGAKVSMRLVPGQNPEKITKLIQEYVPQIAPAGVSVEVIDHHGGQPVKFATDSQAIQAANRALHRVYGRDAAFARTGGSIPIVAAFSEILGTEVLFVDYGLNEDAPHSPNESFAQEDYFNGILTAAYLLEELGNS, encoded by the coding sequence ATGACCACAGGTGACCTGTCCAGCAAGCTGAACCGTGACCAAGCCCAGGCGGAATTGTTTGATCTGCTGCGTATTCCCAGCGTCAGTGCCGACCCGGCGTACCGGGCCGACGTGCGCCGCGCCGGCGAGTGGGTGCGGGCGAAACTGGAGGGCATGGGCTTCACGGCGCGCCTGGACGAGACGCCGCTGCACCCGGTGGTGTACGCCGAGCGTCTGGTCGACCCCAGCAAGCCGACGGTCATGATTTACGGTCACTACGACGTGCAGCCCGAAGCGCCGGCCGAGGAGTGGAAAACCCCGCCCTTCGAGCCGACCGTGCGTGACGGCCGCATCTACGCCCGCGGCAGCACCGACGACAAGGGGCAGGCTTACGCCAACATCAAGGGCGTGGAGTTGCTGCTGCAAGAAGGCGAACTCCCCGTGAACGTCAAATTCTTCATCGAGGGCGAGGAGGAAATCGGCAGCCCCAGCATGGTGCCCTACCTTCAGGCCCACAAGGACGAATTGAAGGCCGATGTCATCGTGATTTCCGACGGCAGCCGCTTCGCGAAGGACGTGCCGACCATCACCTACGGCGTGCGCGGCCTGAGCTACGTGGAAATTCACGTACAGGGCGCCAACCGTGACCTGCACAGCGGCAGCTATGGCGGGGCCGCCCCCAACCCCATCAATGCCCTGTGCGAGATCATCGCCAAACTGAAAGACGACCAGGGCCGCATCACCATTCCCGGCTTCTACGACGACGTGATTCCCCTCACCGACGACGAGCGCAAGATGTGGGCCAGCCTGCCGCACAGTGACCAGGACTTCATGAACAGCATCGGCGTCAAGGCCCTGCCCGGCGAGGAAGGTTACAGCACGCTGGAACGCATCTGGGGTCGGCCCACGCTGGACGTGAACGGCATCTGGGGCGGGTACCAGGGCGAGGGCAGCAAAACTGTGATTGCCGCCAAGGCCGGCGCGAAAGTCAGCATGCGCCTGGTTCCCGGCCAGAACCCCGAGAAGATCACGAAACTGATTCAGGAGTACGTGCCGCAAATCGCCCCGGCTGGCGTGAGCGTCGAAGTCATCGACCACCACGGCGGGCAACCCGTGAAATTCGCCACCGACAGCCAGGCCATTCAGGCCGCCAACCGCGCCCTGCACCGCGTGTACGGGCGTGACGCCGCCTTCGCGCGTACCGGGGGCAGCATTCCCATTGTGGCCGCCTTCAGCGAAATTCTGGGCACCGAAGTGCTGTTCGTGGACTACGGCCTCAACGAGGACGCCCCCCACAGCCCCAACGAGAGCTTCGCGCAGGAAGACTACTTCAACGGCATCCTGACGGCGGCGTACCTGCTGGAGGAACTGGGGAACTCGTGA
- a CDS encoding phosphoribosylglycinamide formyltransferase, whose amino-acid sequence MKLAFLASHGGSAAKHLVQACREGALDAVPVALVSNNSTSAALAWARAAGLRTAHLSSARYPDAGELDERICSFLLDSGADTLVLSGYMRELGPRVLNAFAGRLVNIHPSLLPRHGGRGMYGDRVHEAVLAAGDTESGATVHLVTAGIDEGPMLAQSRVPVLPSDDLASLKARVQAVEGDLMLRALQELARP is encoded by the coding sequence GTGAAACTCGCCTTTCTCGCTTCACATGGTGGAAGTGCCGCGAAACATCTGGTTCAGGCGTGCCGCGAGGGGGCACTGGACGCCGTGCCGGTGGCCCTGGTCAGCAACAACAGCACCTCTGCGGCGCTGGCCTGGGCACGGGCAGCGGGGTTGCGGACGGCCCACCTGAGCAGCGCCCGATACCCGGACGCCGGCGAGCTCGATGAAAGGATCTGCTCGTTCCTGCTGGATTCGGGCGCGGACACGCTGGTGCTCAGTGGCTACATGCGTGAACTTGGCCCGCGTGTCCTGAACGCTTTCGCGGGGCGACTGGTGAATATTCACCCCAGCCTGCTGCCGCGTCACGGTGGGCGCGGCATGTACGGCGACCGCGTTCATGAGGCGGTGCTGGCGGCGGGCGACACGGAGAGTGGGGCGACCGTTCACCTCGTCACCGCCGGCATCGACGAGGGGCCGATGCTGGCCCAGTCGCGCGTACCCGTCCTGCCCAGTGATGACCTCGCCTCCCTGAAAGCCCGCGTGCAGGCGGTGGAAGGTGACCTGATGCTGCGGGCCTTGCAGGAACTGGCGCGGCCATGA
- a CDS encoding DUF402 domain-containing protein: MKLKRAGRKGWPRVVSDEELVLHVPGGVMVDYVAGEVVRPLDVEFRGRTLRILDSGYRWLHFAPVSANHAVTVQLDQHLEPVQIYVDICDGHGIDPDGVPFTHDLYLDVLAVCEVQADGTWHVTATEIIDLAELDEALTAGKITPTQFELAWAEAKGVEGQLNANAFPALDVIRAYLRDQRGLNSPP, translated from the coding sequence ATGAAGTTAAAGCGGGCCGGTCGGAAGGGCTGGCCCAGAGTCGTGTCGGATGAGGAACTTGTTCTTCACGTTCCCGGTGGCGTCATGGTGGATTACGTGGCGGGCGAGGTGGTGCGGCCGCTCGACGTGGAGTTTCGTGGGCGCACCCTCCGTATTCTGGACAGCGGCTACCGCTGGTTGCACTTTGCGCCAGTCAGCGCGAATCACGCGGTGACGGTGCAACTAGACCAGCACCTTGAACCCGTTCAGATTTACGTCGACATCTGCGACGGCCACGGCATCGACCCGGACGGCGTGCCGTTCACGCATGACCTGTATCTGGATGTCCTGGCCGTGTGCGAGGTGCAGGCGGACGGGACGTGGCACGTGACGGCAACGGAAATCATCGATCTGGCCGAGCTGGATGAGGCGCTGACAGCCGGGAAAATCACCCCAACACAGTTTGAGCTGGCCTGGGCCGAAGCGAAAGGCGTGGAAGGACAGTTGAACGCGAATGCCTTTCCCGCCCTGGACGTCATTCGGGCCTACCTGCGCGATCAGAGGGGTTTGAACTCTCCTCCATGA
- a CDS encoding DUF402 domain-containing protein: protein MRWRRHELQRWERWKDGSFQVLQVPDGVIVDFRISEVHAPFVSTVRGEGRTIFDVGFRWVYFTPLAQQHSVILVLDAANVPLQVYVDITQGNRLDPDGVPAIDDVFLDVLAWVELTSDGKWRLGEPEIVDQHELDEALAAGLLSPNQHAAAWAEARRVVDMLSTGRFPALEIIRSYLTHS from the coding sequence ATGAGGTGGCGACGGCACGAACTTCAGCGCTGGGAACGCTGGAAGGACGGTTCCTTCCAGGTGTTGCAGGTGCCGGACGGGGTGATCGTGGATTTTCGCATTTCCGAAGTGCATGCGCCTTTCGTGTCCACGGTAAGGGGCGAGGGGCGCACGATTTTCGATGTCGGGTTCCGCTGGGTATACTTCACGCCGCTGGCGCAGCAGCACTCGGTGATCCTGGTACTGGACGCAGCGAATGTGCCGCTCCAGGTTTACGTGGACATCACGCAGGGCAACCGCCTCGATCCGGACGGGGTTCCGGCCATAGACGACGTTTTTCTGGATGTGCTGGCCTGGGTGGAACTTACCTCTGATGGCAAATGGCGATTGGGTGAACCGGAAATTGTTGACCAGCACGAACTGGATGAAGCGCTGGCAGCGGGCCTCCTCTCCCCTAACCAGCACGCGGCGGCGTGGGCAGAGGCGCGGCGAGTGGTGGACATGCTCAGCACCGGGCGTTTCCCAGCGCTGGAGATCATCCGGAGTTACCTGACCCACAGTTGA
- the metK gene encoding methionine adenosyltransferase has translation MRKYYTSESVSEGHPDKLADFISDSILDEFLRQEPTSRVAVETLLTTGMAVVAGEVTAKKARVDVQKTVRDAVMKVGYTRANYGFDAEYSAVLVSLHEQSPEIAGGVNHSEEWRGMTDAERADPANRYSEIGAGDQGLMFGYATNETPELMPLPISLAHKLTGRIAELRKNGTLTYLRPDAKAQVTVVRDGEPHEATETYVDTVVISTQHSENVINDEIRADMLEHVIQAVIPAEYLRPETKYFINPSGRFVIGGPHGDTGLTGRKIIVDTYGGAVPHGGGAFSGKDPTKVDRSAAYYARYIAKNIVAAGLAKRALVEVAYAIGRANPVSLRVDTYGTGTVSDEKLAELVTQHFDARPQAIIAELDLRRPIYAQTAAYGHFGRPEFPWEQTDKAERLKKAAQG, from the coding sequence ATGAGGAAGTACTACACATCGGAATCGGTATCGGAAGGCCACCCGGACAAGCTGGCCGACTTCATCTCGGACAGCATCCTCGACGAGTTTCTGCGGCAGGAACCCACCAGCCGCGTAGCGGTGGAAACCCTGCTGACCACCGGCATGGCCGTGGTGGCGGGCGAGGTGACCGCAAAGAAGGCCCGCGTGGATGTTCAGAAGACCGTGCGTGACGCCGTGATGAAAGTCGGCTACACCCGCGCCAACTACGGCTTCGATGCCGAGTACAGCGCGGTGCTGGTCAGCCTGCACGAGCAGTCGCCGGAAATCGCCGGGGGCGTCAACCACAGTGAAGAATGGCGCGGCATGACCGACGCCGAACGGGCCGACCCCGCCAACAGGTACAGCGAAATTGGCGCGGGCGACCAGGGCCTGATGTTCGGGTACGCCACCAATGAAACGCCGGAACTCATGCCGCTGCCCATCTCGCTGGCACACAAACTGACGGGCCGCATCGCGGAGCTGCGCAAGAATGGCACCCTGACCTACCTGCGTCCCGACGCCAAAGCGCAGGTGACGGTGGTGCGTGACGGCGAACCGCACGAAGCCACCGAGACTTACGTGGACACGGTGGTCATCAGCACCCAGCACAGCGAGAACGTCATCAACGACGAGATTCGCGCCGACATGCTCGAACACGTCATCCAGGCCGTGATTCCCGCCGAGTACCTGCGCCCCGAAACCAAATACTTCATCAACCCCAGCGGCCGCTTCGTCATCGGCGGGCCACACGGCGATACGGGCCTCACCGGGCGCAAGATCATCGTGGACACCTACGGCGGGGCAGTGCCGCACGGCGGTGGGGCGTTCAGCGGCAAAGACCCCACCAAGGTCGACCGCAGCGCCGCGTACTACGCCCGCTACATCGCCAAGAACATCGTGGCCGCCGGCCTGGCGAAACGCGCCCTGGTGGAGGTCGCCTACGCCATTGGGCGCGCCAACCCCGTGAGCCTGCGCGTCGACACCTACGGTACCGGAACCGTCAGCGACGAGAAGCTCGCCGAACTGGTCACCCAGCATTTCGATGCCCGACCGCAAGCCATCATCGCGGAACTCGACCTGCGCCGGCCCATCTACGCGCAGACCGCCGCTTACGGCCACTTCGGCCGCCCCGAATTTCCCTGGGAACAGACCGACAAGGCCGAACGCCTGAAGAAAGCCGCGCAGGGCTGA
- a CDS encoding VanW family protein, giving the protein MRHLLYKLVLASLLVSTFNSCQRPRVVTGPAGTTQPAPAQMDAAQLGAGQAVWQRQGRRLSLTWEVPHIVGFGGQVERRYVARGATLDLSPPTLAALQDGTLTALRPQLNAVYRQIEAHRPRDARFVRAERGWEIQAHAGLIVDRRVTETALKNALRGGRQRVFLTLKLVAPAQSVASLQEKGLVHLGSGETTFTGSPEFRVHNIVTGAAALDGVWVVPYQAFDFNRLLRPARLSGAFRPGYVISGGGLATEDGGGICQVSTTVFRAALQAGLPILERHPHSHQVAYYGQPGLDAAVYAPVKNLRFRNSGRLSLLVQTEWDVGREVLRVHLFGAPPVWQVSVLPPQQTDVRPALAPQFLLDRGLKRGEAVRIDMPSAGSSVKVIRELRDAQGRVVRREVFRSRYAPWGGAFAVGPGDPRLRGR; this is encoded by the coding sequence TTGAGACACCTTCTGTACAAGTTGGTGCTGGCGAGCCTTCTCGTCAGCACTTTTAACTCCTGCCAGCGCCCCAGGGTTGTGACCGGGCCAGCGGGAACGACTCAGCCAGCCCCGGCGCAGATGGACGCGGCGCAGCTCGGCGCAGGGCAGGCTGTCTGGCAGCGTCAGGGCCGCCGCCTCTCATTGACCTGGGAAGTCCCGCACATCGTCGGCTTCGGGGGCCAGGTGGAGCGGCGTTACGTGGCCAGGGGGGCGACCCTCGACCTGTCACCGCCAACCCTGGCGGCCCTCCAAGACGGCACCTTAACGGCCCTGCGCCCGCAACTAAACGCGGTTTACCGGCAAATTGAGGCCCATCGACCACGCGACGCCCGTTTCGTGCGGGCCGAACGTGGTTGGGAGATTCAGGCCCATGCGGGTCTCATCGTCGATCGCCGCGTCACAGAAACAGCCTTGAAAAACGCGCTCCGAGGAGGTCGCCAGCGCGTTTTCCTTACTCTCAAACTCGTTGCCCCGGCGCAATCGGTGGCATCGCTTCAGGAAAAAGGGCTGGTTCACCTGGGCAGCGGCGAGACGACCTTTACCGGCAGCCCCGAGTTCCGTGTCCACAACATCGTCACCGGGGCGGCCGCGCTGGACGGCGTGTGGGTCGTGCCGTACCAGGCTTTCGACTTCAACCGGCTGCTGCGCCCGGCCCGCCTGAGCGGTGCCTTTCGGCCCGGTTACGTGATTAGCGGCGGGGGCCTGGCGACCGAGGACGGCGGCGGCATTTGTCAGGTCAGTACCACGGTCTTTCGCGCCGCACTCCAGGCCGGGCTGCCCATCCTGGAGCGTCACCCCCACTCGCATCAGGTCGCGTACTACGGTCAGCCGGGGCTGGACGCCGCGGTGTACGCACCGGTCAAGAACCTGCGGTTTCGCAATTCCGGCCGCCTGTCGCTGCTGGTGCAGACCGAGTGGGACGTCGGGCGCGAGGTGCTGCGCGTTCACCTGTTCGGGGCCCCGCCCGTGTGGCAGGTCAGCGTGCTGCCCCCGCAGCAGACGGACGTGCGCCCGGCGCTGGCGCCCCAGTTTCTGCTCGACCGCGGTCTGAAGCGGGGCGAGGCGGTGCGCATTGACATGCCGTCGGCGGGTTCCAGCGTCAAGGTGATCCGGGAACTGCGGGACGCGCAGGGCCGGGTGGTGCGCCGCGAGGTGTTCCGCAGCCGCTACGCGCCGTGGGGCGGGGCCTTCGCGGTCGGCCCAGGCGACCCGCGCCTGCGCGGCCGGTAG